The Amphiura filiformis chromosome 13, Afil_fr2py, whole genome shotgun sequence genome segment taaacataacataacataacataacataacataacataacataacataacataacataacataacataagaaAACGTATAATGTAAGTTCGTAACGTAACATATTATATACATACACACAATATGCCAAGTGTGCCATATCACTACCATATCTACAGAAGAATTATAATTATAAAGCTGACTTATCAGGTCGAGGGATGTGGGTCATCACACATAAAAGGAGATGAAAAAgcatgaaatttttgaatatcctatacttttgtactgaGCAAGTATATATGCAAAAATAgctggaaataaaaaaaaaaaaagcacaaggATTCCTCAGAATTATTACAAAAACCACAAAATGGGGAATCAATTCTACCAACTTTCTGacgaccttttataaccttttgcgaatgatgtcgaaaacattttgtgtttgctgggatattatcaTTGTTCACCTGAAAATATAATCAAATTAATCTATTATTTTACACCCATATTTGGGTGGTGAGTGGGACAAAAATATCCTTCTGGTGTGATATACAAAAGACAAATGATACCAAATACTAAACTATGAAACAAAGCTAGCCAATACTGACTGAAGCAAGAAGGCTGACAAATACGCCGTATCTATAGCAAATTCCCTCAAAATATAATCCCCAAGGGCACGGCACTGAAACCCAATGAGCATTATGAATAACCAAGAACTTTGCAAGGAAGATCCTTAGTCAGTCGGAGTAGTTTAATATGTAggcacataatctgattggacaatcgcataaaataatattcaactgactaagaatgagaaagataggaatttttgtcgtagtggataccggctgtgtCGGCATCCTTTACTCAAAATCTATCACAGGGTAGAGgatagaaaaaacaaaaattcctatcgtgtttaacttttcttatttctcacaaacttgaaattgcttaccgagaggaagctttcatccagtattctcttggacgtcttcagccccaatatttgGATCGTGGGGGCGCTGTTGGCTATTCTGAGCCACTGACACCAGTAGCACCAGTTCCTATCGTTTATTTTCTAATTAACAAAAAGAAATGAGCAAACGTGCAATATTGAGTTCCTATTACTCAAAGTACGACCTTGACCTTAGAAGTCCCGTTAACTGCTTAAGTAATTTGGAGTCCTAAAAATATTCATACATTCAAATGTTCAAACATTATTATCTATAGACAGATAATGGGACAAAGAGACACGAACTTTGAGATTCACCTGTTAATTGCCATTACCATCTTTCAATATATAAGCAATAAATCTTAGGTTAAGAATGTGTTATAAGCATATTCAGCATTAAACTCGTTATAAAACTAATAAAGTTATTTAGCATTAGTAACAAATCGATTAAATTGTTATGAATTCATTCCAAAggcaaagaaatcatcaaaataattaaatcatCCACCCAAGCACAACAATCTGGATGAGCTTGCTAAAACCGTCTCcaccccagtggcgtagccaggatttgttCAGAGGGTGGGCATAAGGGGCAGGGCAAATTACAAGGGAGCAAACATTgacgaaaattatcaaaaatgggttaaaaagtacccaaaaaaaatggttgaaatttttaaatattagGGCGGCCAACACGGGGGCCAACATCCCTCAGGAGGTTAGACTTCTCACAGAAAGGGTAGATGCCCCcttccccttggctacgccactgccccccgCCCCATCTACGCATATATGATTATGCAATATGCAATGCATAGTATGCATACCCACCTTGTATTCTCCATCTTTTTCTTGCAATTCTTCAGATTGAATTACGGCGCTGATTGCCAATGCGAAGAGCATCAGGAAAACAAGTACCATATAAAGACGAGTCATCGTGATGCTGTTTGACTGCTCAAAAAAGCTCCAAATACTCTGCAGGAATATTATTCGTAGTGGTGTCTGCTATGCCGTTGCAAGAAATTGAATAATCTAAATATGGAATTTCAATCTAAAAGTTGAGAGATCAGTGTAACTAGACAGAGCGTGAGCTGATGCAGATTATCATACTTCTGCCACAAACAAGTAactatatataggccctatagtACGTTTTCTAATGTTTATCAGAATCACCGACAATGgacataattgaagaccgaattaaaaagatcggtttgcgtctgacgtcaggacaaaggcgtggcatgattggttgctgacctgctcaGTACGGATTTTttagtctggttgacaggacgccatacgcaagctagtcttttaattcagtcttcaatcatAGTCTACATCAGAACATTATAccgtcccataatgcattgccaTTGTGCCAAATCACATCATAATTGCAATCATTATCTCAAACGTTTATCAGAGTTGCTGCTGCCTAAAGATATAAAGGTGATCTTAGCATATCAAGCTACT includes the following:
- the LOC140168482 gene encoding uncharacterized protein isoform X2, producing MTRLYMVLVFLMLFALAISAVIQSEELQEKDGEYKKINDRNWCYWCQWLRIANSAPTIQILGLKTSKRILDESFLSDLLKDNVNDNQDNKRTEEIIDARQTYEEFCLLHPNLCASSKGWVA
- the LOC140168482 gene encoding uncharacterized protein isoform X1, which produces MTRLYMVLVFLMLFALAISAVIQSEELQEKDGEYKKINDRNWCYWCQWLRIANSAPTIQILGLKTSKRILDESFLSDLQDLLKDNVNDNQDNKRTEEIIDARQTYEEFCLLHPNLCASSKGWVA